A genome region from Hippopotamus amphibius kiboko isolate mHipAmp2 chromosome 1, mHipAmp2.hap2, whole genome shotgun sequence includes the following:
- the LOC130857705 gene encoding ras-related protein Rab-27B-like, protein MTDGDYDYLIKLLGLGVSGVGKTTFLYRYTDNKFNPKFITTIGTDFREKRVVYNTQGPNGSTGKAFKVHLQLWDTAGQERFWSLTTAFFRDAMGFLLMFDLTSQQSFLNVRNWMSQLQANAYCENPDIVLIGHKADLPDQREVNERQAQELADKYGIPYFETSAATGQNVEKAVETLLDLIMKRMEQCVEKTQVPDTVNGGSSGKLDGDKAAEKKCAC, encoded by the coding sequence ATGACCGATGGGGACTATGATTATCTGATCAAACTCCTGGGCCTTGGAGTTTCAGGCGTGGGGAAGACGACATTTCTTTATCGATACACAGACAATAAATTCAATCCCAAGTTCATCACAACAATAGGGACAGACTTTCGGGAAAAACGTGTGGTTTATAACACACAGGGACCAAATGGGTCAACAGGGAAAGCATTTAAGGTGCATCTTCAGCTTTGGGACACCGCAGGACAAGAGCGATTCTGGAGTCTCACCACTGCGTTTTTCAGAGACGCCATGGGTTTCTTATTAATGTTTGACCTCACCAGTCAACAGAGCTTCTTAAATGTCAGAAACTGGATGAGCCAACTGCAAGCAAATGCTTATTGTGAAAATCCAGATATAGTATTAATTGGCCACAAGGCAGACCTGCCAGACCAGAGGGAAGTCAACGAACGGCAAGCCCAGGAACTGGCTGACAAATACGGCATACCATATTTTGAAACAAGTGCAGCCACTGGCCAGAACGTGGAAAAAGCTGTGGAAACCCTTTTGGACTTAATAATGAAACGAATGGAACAGTGTGTAGAGAAGACCCAAGTCCCCGACACTGTCAATGGCGGCAGCTCTGGGAAGCTGGATGGTGACAAGGCAGCAGAGAAGAAATGTGCCTGCTAG